In Candidatus Saccharibacteria bacterium oral taxon 488, one DNA window encodes the following:
- the murJ gene encoding murein biosynthesis integral membrane protein MurJ produces MNQRLTVKLAATILASSMLLSSLLGLLRDRFLNAAYFPNEKAHLAGYPVGLDAYTAAFMVPDFMFAILVSGALSVTFIPVFNERWVKGNKQSAWQISSSMINLMALVTLVTSVLIIIFADPLMKYLIAPGLSEAGHALAVSMMRVIAVNPLIFAVAAVIASIQQAVGRFTFYALAPMLYNVGIIIGTLWFTNGINLFGWQIFDGGIMGVALGVVLGSVLQLIVSAVGLIGLGFDYDFKIYWRNRGFRKVLSLLPARSIDQGMDYVVSLAEVNLASRMGDGIIRRYNQALTLHMMPINLIGVAISNAAFPQLTERLASERPDLFRRDLRSFLRTVIWMIIPICVVTFFARGYVVHFINNNGDPVMANILGCLVMAILFRTVYHMVARGFYAQQDTKTPMYVSIFAIVLNVALAVILGYYAKLGPYGLAWAQSIVAFVEVVILCVILGRRMPQLFDATFVKAVAKMALAAVPLAVACYVSVLVIPFRASDDSFLGALPKFGAITIFNFVVYGALSKWLKLPEIDPVLARMKRLLFSRFDMSKLRR; encoded by the coding sequence ATCAATCAGCGGCTGACAGTCAAGTTAGCCGCCACGATTTTAGCGAGCTCGATGTTGCTGTCAAGCCTGCTGGGGCTGCTGCGCGATCGCTTTTTGAACGCGGCGTATTTTCCCAACGAGAAGGCTCACTTGGCTGGCTATCCAGTCGGGCTGGACGCTTATACGGCGGCGTTCATGGTGCCGGATTTTATGTTTGCGATTCTAGTGTCGGGGGCACTGAGCGTCACTTTCATCCCGGTATTTAACGAGCGGTGGGTCAAAGGCAACAAGCAGTCAGCCTGGCAAATTAGCTCAAGTATGATCAATCTCATGGCATTGGTGACGCTGGTGACCAGCGTTCTAATCATCATTTTTGCTGATCCGCTGATGAAATATCTGATCGCGCCGGGGCTGAGCGAGGCTGGTCACGCATTGGCAGTCAGTATGATGCGAGTGATCGCGGTAAATCCGCTGATCTTTGCGGTGGCAGCGGTGATTGCTAGCATCCAGCAAGCGGTCGGTCGCTTCACCTTCTATGCGCTGGCGCCGATGCTGTACAATGTCGGGATTATCATCGGTACGCTATGGTTTACCAACGGCATCAACCTGTTCGGCTGGCAAATTTTTGACGGCGGCATTATGGGCGTGGCGCTTGGTGTGGTACTTGGGTCGGTGTTGCAGCTCATCGTCAGTGCGGTCGGGCTAATCGGACTCGGCTTTGATTATGATTTCAAGATTTATTGGCGCAATCGCGGCTTTCGTAAAGTTTTGTCGCTGCTGCCGGCGCGCTCGATTGATCAGGGAATGGATTATGTGGTCAGCCTGGCCGAAGTCAACTTGGCGTCGCGGATGGGTGATGGTATTATTCGTCGTTATAATCAAGCATTGACACTACACATGATGCCGATCAACCTCATCGGCGTTGCTATTTCCAACGCTGCCTTTCCACAACTAACTGAGCGCCTCGCCTCGGAGCGGCCGGATCTATTTCGTAGAGATCTGCGGTCATTTCTCAGGACGGTGATTTGGATGATTATCCCGATTTGTGTGGTGACGTTTTTCGCGCGTGGCTACGTGGTGCACTTTATCAATAATAACGGCGATCCGGTTATGGCGAACATTCTCGGTTGTCTGGTAATGGCAATTTTATTCAGGACGGTGTATCACATGGTGGCGCGCGGATTTTATGCACAGCAGGATACCAAGACACCGATGTATGTGTCGATTTTTGCGATTGTGCTGAATGTGGCGCTGGCCGTGATACTTGGCTACTATGCGAAGCTTGGCCCGTATGGCCTGGCATGGGCGCAGTCAATTGTCGCCTTTGTTGAGGTGGTGATTTTGTGCGTCATTTTAGGTCGGCGCATGCCACAGCTGTTTGACGCGACGTTTGTCAAAGCGGTCGCCAAGATGGCGTTAGCCGCGGTGCCACTAGCAGTGGCGTGCTATGTCAGCGTGCTGGTAATTCCATTTCGGGCCTCAGACGATAGTTTTTTGGGGGCGCTGCCCAAGTTTGGGGCAATTACGATTTTCAATTTTGTCGTGTATGGCGCGCTGTCCAAGTGGCTAAAGTTGCCAGAGATCGACCCGGTCTTGGCGCGAATGAAACGTCTGCTGTTTTCGCGATTTGATATGAGTAAGTTGAGGCGCTGA
- the tilS gene encoding tRNA lysidine(34) synthetase TilS yields MRRLIAVSGGVDSVVLLDNILRHGQDEVAVAHFDHGIRLESAADARFVAGLARQYNVPYVAKREELGPAVSEDMARQRRYQFLFDAAARWGGRVTTAHHQDDVIETIALNLRRGTRWRGLAVMGDQRIERPLLEWTKHDIYDYALRHRLEWVEDATNQSNAYLRNQLRRQLQAKLTDEQRAILGQLWRQQWQLRRAIDRETLRLSPRLSSRYFWAHIPIEPACELLHREVQRLTGVSLLSAQLDRLLIAIKTGHAGTVWQPAGGVRVKLSVESVTIKRVTR; encoded by the coding sequence ATGAGGCGACTGATTGCGGTATCGGGTGGCGTGGACAGCGTGGTGCTCCTCGATAATATACTAAGGCATGGGCAGGACGAGGTGGCGGTGGCTCACTTTGATCATGGAATTCGGTTGGAGTCGGCGGCCGATGCACGGTTTGTGGCGGGGCTGGCGCGCCAGTATAATGTGCCATATGTTGCGAAGCGTGAGGAATTGGGGCCGGCAGTCAGCGAAGATATGGCGCGTCAGCGGCGGTATCAATTTCTCTTTGACGCGGCGGCACGCTGGGGCGGGCGCGTGACGACAGCCCATCACCAGGATGACGTGATTGAGACGATAGCACTCAACTTGCGGCGTGGTACGCGCTGGCGGGGCTTGGCGGTGATGGGTGATCAGCGGATCGAGCGGCCGCTGCTGGAATGGACGAAGCATGACATATATGACTACGCGCTGCGCCACCGGCTGGAATGGGTGGAGGACGCGACGAATCAATCAAATGCTTATCTACGTAATCAGCTGCGCCGACAGCTGCAAGCGAAATTGACCGACGAGCAGCGCGCAATACTTGGTCAGTTATGGCGCCAGCAGTGGCAGCTACGCCGAGCAATTGACCGAGAGACATTGCGGTTGTCACCACGCCTCAGTAGCCGTTATTTTTGGGCGCATATCCCGATTGAGCCAGCGTGTGAGCTACTCCACCGAGAGGTGCAGCGACTGACTGGTGTGTCGCTGCTCTCAGCACAGCTGGATCGACTGCTGATCGCCATCAAAACTGGCCACGCAGGAACGGTGTGGCAGCCGGCCGGCGGTGTGCGGGTGAAATTATCCGTAGAAAGTGTTACAATAAAACGAGTGACTCGCTAG
- a CDS encoding transcriptional regulator translates to MTERQQAILAAIIEQYAEIAAPVGSVTLAKLFGVSSATIRSEMAKLEEMGFIEAPHTSAGRIPTDKGYRLYVNGITDAQMTELPSGIDRSARAIEAHVNSHIDTSDRAIRSAVDSLVELTGNFGFASFGDHLYMNGMTQLFSQPEFIEGDHVQAIARLIDNIEPWLREAAPNQPLNVFIGSENPIGKSSGATLIISKFRSQFSDSSYIGVIGPTRQNYRRTMELVHRTGAMLEGIL, encoded by the coding sequence ATGACCGAACGTCAACAGGCTATCTTGGCCGCCATCATTGAGCAGTATGCCGAAATTGCGGCGCCAGTTGGTAGCGTGACGCTGGCCAAATTGTTTGGCGTGTCCAGCGCCACTATTCGCAGCGAAATGGCCAAGCTGGAGGAGATGGGTTTTATCGAGGCGCCGCACACCAGTGCTGGTCGAATTCCCACCGACAAGGGCTACCGGTTGTATGTCAATGGCATCACCGATGCTCAGATGACGGAGCTGCCGAGCGGTATCGATCGCAGTGCGAGAGCGATCGAAGCGCATGTCAATTCACACATTGATACGTCTGATCGAGCGATTCGTAGTGCTGTCGATAGCCTGGTTGAATTGACTGGTAATTTTGGTTTCGCCTCATTTGGCGATCATCTATACATGAATGGTATGACGCAGCTGTTTTCTCAGCCGGAATTTATTGAGGGCGATCACGTGCAAGCGATTGCCAGGTTGATTGATAACATCGAGCCGTGGCTGCGTGAAGCAGCGCCGAACCAGCCGCTGAATGTGTTTATCGGCAGCGAAAATCCGATTGGTAAAAGCTCTGGCGCCACGTTGATTATCAGTAAGTTTCGCTCACAGTTTAGCGATAGTAGCTATATCGGCGTGATCGGCCCAACGCGGCAAAATTATCGCCGAACGATGGAATTAGTGCACCGGACGGGCGCTATGCTGGAGGGAATATTGTAA
- the hflB gene encoding ATP-dependent zinc metalloprotease FtsH, with the protein MAGKTPKNTKKGVGQVARLGLFWAIIVFLGLAVYAALSPNSNLKNVALTEVVRRANAGEIAKIDIQGNDLKITPKGQKQPTEKSVKESGSTIYEQGLNKDAKVEINVLPPSQTGEVLWNLTVMIVPVVIIVIFFMFMMRQAQGQNNQAMGFGKSKARLYGEDKEKIVFEDIAGNDNAKQDLQEVVDFLKHPKKYKELGAKIPKGVLLVGNPGTGKTMLARAVAGEAGVPFFSISGSEFVEMFVGVGASRVRDLFSKAKKNAPCIIFIDEIDAVGRKRGSGMGGGHDEREQTLNQILVEMDGFDGDTNVIVLAATNRADVLDPALLRPGRFDRRVTITLPERKDREAILKVHFKKKPTDETVDLDKLAAKTAGSSGADLANIANEAAIIAARRNKKKITNEELTEAFERVAIGPERKAKVMNDHEKELTAYHEAGHAIVGHVLPDSDPVHKVTIIPRGGTGGVTWFLPPEDKSYTNVYEFKDILARAMGGRIAEQIIYGDDGITTGAGSDLRKATEIARDMIIEQGMGKGLRDQVFHEDNGGLMFDKMTRERPYSDETAKLIDQEVSQLITEAKQRAMLVLKANRPFLDKLAEALLKDETLEEAAVDEILSGTKLPKEAKLHA; encoded by the coding sequence ATGGCAGGAAAGACGCCAAAGAATACTAAGAAAGGGGTCGGGCAGGTTGCTCGCTTGGGGTTGTTTTGGGCAATCATTGTGTTTCTTGGGCTGGCAGTGTACGCGGCGCTGTCGCCAAATAGCAATCTGAAGAACGTGGCATTGACTGAGGTAGTGCGTCGGGCAAATGCCGGGGAAATTGCCAAGATCGACATCCAGGGCAACGATCTGAAAATTACCCCCAAAGGCCAAAAACAGCCGACCGAGAAATCAGTCAAGGAATCCGGCAGTACGATTTATGAGCAAGGCTTGAACAAAGACGCCAAGGTTGAGATCAATGTTCTGCCGCCATCGCAAACTGGTGAGGTGCTGTGGAATCTGACGGTGATGATCGTGCCGGTGGTGATCATCGTGATCTTCTTCATGTTCATGATGCGCCAGGCCCAGGGGCAGAATAATCAAGCGATGGGCTTTGGTAAGTCAAAGGCACGTCTGTATGGCGAGGATAAAGAGAAAATTGTGTTTGAGGATATTGCTGGCAATGATAACGCCAAGCAGGATTTACAAGAGGTTGTCGATTTCCTGAAGCATCCAAAGAAGTACAAGGAACTAGGCGCTAAGATTCCGAAAGGTGTCTTGCTGGTCGGTAATCCGGGTACTGGTAAAACCATGCTGGCCCGGGCAGTGGCTGGCGAGGCGGGCGTGCCGTTCTTCTCAATTTCTGGCTCGGAGTTTGTGGAGATGTTTGTCGGCGTTGGTGCCAGCCGGGTGCGCGATCTCTTTTCAAAGGCCAAGAAAAATGCGCCATGTATCATTTTCATCGACGAGATTGACGCGGTGGGCCGCAAGCGCGGCTCGGGTATGGGCGGCGGTCACGATGAGCGCGAGCAGACTTTGAACCAGATTTTGGTGGAAATGGATGGCTTTGATGGTGACACTAATGTGATTGTACTGGCAGCCACCAACCGCGCGGATGTGCTCGACCCTGCGTTGCTGCGCCCGGGGCGGTTTGATCGGCGAGTGACGATCACCCTGCCGGAGCGTAAAGACCGCGAGGCGATTCTGAAAGTTCATTTCAAGAAAAAGCCAACCGACGAGACAGTTGACCTCGATAAATTGGCCGCCAAGACAGCTGGCTCATCGGGGGCGGATCTCGCTAATATCGCTAATGAAGCAGCAATTATCGCTGCACGCCGTAACAAGAAGAAAATTACCAACGAGGAGTTGACCGAGGCGTTCGAGCGGGTGGCCATCGGCCCAGAGCGCAAAGCCAAGGTGATGAATGACCACGAGAAGGAGTTGACGGCGTATCATGAGGCAGGCCACGCCATCGTCGGTCATGTCTTGCCAGACTCCGACCCAGTTCACAAAGTGACGATCATTCCGCGCGGCGGCACCGGCGGTGTCACCTGGTTCTTGCCGCCAGAGGATAAGAGCTACACTAATGTTTATGAGTTCAAGGATATCTTGGCTCGGGCCATGGGCGGCCGAATTGCCGAGCAAATTATTTACGGTGATGATGGTATCACCACCGGTGCTGGCTCAGACCTGCGTAAAGCCACCGAGATTGCCCGTGATATGATCATCGAGCAGGGTATGGGTAAGGGCCTACGCGACCAAGTATTTCACGAAGACAACGGCGGGCTGATGTTTGATAAGATGACCCGCGAGCGGCCGTACTCGGATGAGACTGCTAAACTGATCGACCAGGAAGTGTCGCAGCTGATCACCGAGGCTAAACAACGGGCAATGCTGGTGCTCAAAGCCAACCGTCCGTTCCTCGATAAATTGGCCGAGGCACTGCTCAAAGACGAAACCTTGGAGGAAGCGGCGGTGGATGAGATTCTTTCGGGAACGAAACTGCCAAAGGAGGCAAAGCTGCACGCATAA
- the grpE gene encoding nucleotide exchange factor GrpE, with protein MTKNKANKTEDLEQQLGELTLDLQRTRADFENYRKRVEAEKQSAHQMGQAKSVMKLLPVIDTIERAIANVPEELKDNPWAKGVAGLNKQLDKQLKEIGLEKIDTKPGTPFNPELHQAVQFDEEAEGDKEVIAEELRAGYTLDGTVIRDAMVKVTRQSSESTRADVKENTDASEK; from the coding sequence ATGACAAAGAATAAAGCTAACAAAACTGAAGATTTAGAGCAGCAATTGGGCGAGTTGACGCTGGATTTGCAGCGGACGCGGGCGGATTTTGAGAACTATCGCAAGCGTGTCGAGGCGGAAAAGCAGTCGGCGCATCAAATGGGCCAGGCGAAGTCGGTGATGAAACTATTGCCAGTGATCGATACGATTGAGCGGGCGATCGCCAACGTTCCGGAGGAACTGAAAGATAATCCATGGGCGAAAGGCGTGGCTGGCCTGAATAAACAGCTCGACAAGCAACTCAAAGAAATCGGCCTTGAGAAAATTGACACCAAACCCGGTACGCCGTTTAACCCTGAACTGCATCAAGCCGTTCAATTTGATGAAGAAGCCGAAGGCGACAAAGAGGTGATTGCTGAGGAACTACGTGCCGGTTATACGTTAGATGGCACAGTGATTCGCGATGCGATGGTCAAAGTGACGCGCCAGTCATCGGAATCAACGCGGGCGGATGTCAAAGAAAATACTGACGCATCAGAGAAATAA
- a CDS encoding GTP-binding protein: MKPLTSIRNFCIIAHIDHGKSTLADRMMEMTGTVEKREMKSQLLDSMDLEREKGITIKLAPVRMKYHYRQPAATASSQSNVAGNASDRVIDSSEGLPLAGPYDLNLIDTPGHVDFSYEVSRSLQACEGAVLVVDASQGIQAQTLANVYLAMEQDLTIIPVLNKVDLPAADVPRVSKQVMNLLGCDESEIIHISAKTGQNVDQVLAAIVERIPAPTSPLAVEHPDVALADLPTRVLIFDSYYDDYRGVILYVRVVDGQIKKGEAIHMMATSANGLALEVGHLSPGMIPDPSLDTGEIGYIVTNLKTTREARVGDTVTLKKYMTKE, from the coding sequence ATGAAACCGCTGACCAGTATTCGTAATTTTTGCATCATTGCCCACATCGACCACGGCAAGTCGACGCTCGCCGATCGGATGATGGAGATGACGGGGACGGTGGAGAAGCGCGAGATGAAGTCACAGCTGCTGGATAGTATGGATCTCGAGCGTGAGAAAGGGATCACGATCAAGCTCGCGCCGGTGCGGATGAAGTATCACTACCGCCAGCCAGCGGCAACCGCTTCCTCTCAATCGAATGTCGCAGGCAACGCCAGCGACAGGGTTATCGATTCATCGGAGGGATTGCCGCTGGCTGGACCTTACGACCTCAACCTCATCGACACGCCTGGCCACGTCGATTTTAGCTATGAAGTTAGCCGCTCGTTGCAGGCCTGCGAGGGCGCAGTGTTGGTGGTTGACGCCAGCCAAGGCATTCAGGCGCAGACGTTAGCGAATGTGTACCTGGCAATGGAACAGGACCTCACGATTATTCCTGTGCTCAATAAAGTTGATTTACCAGCTGCCGATGTGCCACGGGTGTCCAAGCAGGTGATGAATCTGCTGGGCTGCGATGAAAGCGAGATTATTCATATTTCCGCCAAAACCGGGCAGAATGTCGATCAAGTTTTGGCGGCGATCGTTGAGCGAATCCCGGCGCCGACTTCACCACTGGCGGTCGAGCATCCTGATGTTGCGTTGGCTGATCTCCCAACTCGGGTGCTAATTTTTGATAGTTATTATGATGATTATCGCGGCGTGATTTTGTACGTCAGGGTGGTTGACGGTCAGATCAAAAAGGGTGAAGCGATTCATATGATGGCGACCAGTGCGAATGGGTTGGCATTGGAGGTTGGCCATCTCAGTCCCGGTATGATCCCCGACCCGTCGCTGGACACTGGCGAAATTGGCTACATTGTCACCAACCTAAAAACCACCCGTGAAGCGCGGGTGGGTGATACGGTGACGCTAAAGAAATATATGACGAAGGAGTGA
- a CDS encoding GTP-binding protein LepA codes for MPKITVQPLPGYKEVKPFVYAGFFPVSNEDYNDLKEAIEKLSLSDSALQFEPENSPVLGYGVRIGFLGLLHMDIIRERLEREYNLDLIVTNPSTDYQVSLTNGDELDIKSASELPDPAQIKEIREPWINGEIVVPQDYIGAVIQLIVAKRGRQENLSYIDERALISFTAPLANLLTDFYDQLKSVTSGYGSFNYELAGYRPEDLVRVDFYVAGEMVDALSVMCHRSEAPGLGREIVKKLKEVIPRQSFEVALQAAIGGRFIARENIGAYRKDVTGYLYGGDVSRKKKLLAKQARGKKRMKRFGKVDIPSEAFTVMLKRD; via the coding sequence ATGCCTAAAATTACCGTCCAACCATTGCCGGGCTACAAAGAAGTCAAACCCTTTGTCTATGCGGGGTTTTTCCCGGTGAGCAATGAAGATTATAATGACCTGAAAGAGGCTATTGAAAAGCTGAGCTTGAGTGATTCAGCGCTGCAGTTTGAGCCGGAGAATTCACCGGTGTTGGGATATGGTGTGCGAATTGGTTTTTTGGGATTGCTACACATGGATATCATTCGCGAGCGGTTGGAGCGCGAGTACAATTTGGATCTCATCGTTACTAATCCCAGTACTGACTACCAGGTGAGTTTGACGAATGGCGATGAATTGGATATCAAATCAGCCAGCGAATTACCCGATCCGGCGCAGATTAAAGAAATCCGCGAGCCGTGGATTAATGGCGAAATTGTGGTGCCACAAGACTACATCGGCGCGGTGATTCAGCTGATTGTCGCCAAGCGCGGCCGGCAGGAAAACCTCAGCTACATCGATGAGCGGGCGCTGATTTCCTTTACGGCGCCGCTGGCCAATTTGCTGACGGATTTTTATGATCAATTGAAGTCGGTGACCAGCGGCTATGGTTCGTTCAATTATGAGCTGGCGGGTTATCGGCCGGAAGATTTGGTGCGGGTTGATTTTTATGTGGCAGGCGAAATGGTTGATGCGCTGAGTGTCATGTGCCACCGCTCGGAGGCGCCAGGCTTGGGTCGTGAGATCGTTAAGAAATTGAAAGAAGTCATACCGCGCCAGAGTTTTGAGGTGGCGCTGCAGGCGGCGATTGGCGGCAGATTCATCGCCCGCGAAAACATCGGTGCTTACCGCAAAGATGTCACCGGCTATCTGTATGGTGGTGACGTCAGCCGTAAAAAGAAGCTCCTCGCCAAACAGGCTCGCGGTAAAAAGCGTATGAAACGCTTCGGTAAAGTTGACATTCCGTCAGAAGCGTTTACGGTGATGTTAAAGAGGGATTGA